The window ATGGTGCCTGCCGGATCTCCCCGTGACGTGAGCGTGCAGGAGTTCCGAAGCAGCTATGAATTCGAGCCGGACTTTTATGTGGACCCGCAGCGCGTCATCTCGCTTATGCCGGAGAAGGACAGGCCGCCGCTGGACGCAGAGCCAGAGATTCCCACGCTTCCGGATGAAGAGCCTGTAGCGGCGGAGCCGTCGGGCAAAGGCCGAAAAGCTCTGAGTGAGGAAGAACTGGAGCGGCTGGAGACGGAGGTTCGTACTGATTTCGGCATGGGGCTTACCTTTTTCAGGACCGGCAATACCCGAAAAGCCTTGGAAATTTTCAACGCCATACCCGATATGGATGTGGACTGGCAGCCGGAACACAAGCACATGTTCTCGGAATTTGGCACGGGATTGCGTAAAACTCGCTTGCTTGATGTGGCTCTTAAGCATTATTTCAAGGCGTTGGAGCTTGCACCAAAGGATGAGAACCTGCACCACAACATTGCTCGTGTGTTCTACGAGCAGAACAAATACGATAGTTGCAAGGAATGGTTGGAAAAATCCCTGCAGATTAATCCGCAGCTTGTTCCTTCCAAACAATTCCTGAGCTTTCTGCACAAGTCGGGAAAACTGCCTTCCTACCAATTCTGATCTGCGATTCCGGCGTGATGCATGCGCCGGTCGGGAGAACGCGTTTTGGAAATAGACA is drawn from Desulfovibrio mangrovi and contains these coding sequences:
- a CDS encoding tetratricopeptide repeat protein → MVSYKMEKGGIYSSKGTSWIGSGTTKRKVVSKKFWFAFELPDGSYRVQPLTSNMVPAGSPRDVSVQEFRSSYEFEPDFYVDPQRVISLMPEKDRPPLDAEPEIPTLPDEEPVAAEPSGKGRKALSEEELERLETEVRTDFGMGLTFFRTGNTRKALEIFNAIPDMDVDWQPEHKHMFSEFGTGLRKTRLLDVALKHYFKALELAPKDENLHHNIARVFYEQNKYDSCKEWLEKSLQINPQLVPSKQFLSFLHKSGKLPSYQF